Part of the Geodermatophilus obscurus DSM 43160 genome is shown below.
CGAACATCAGCGGCAAGATGTTCGAGCAGTCCTCCTACGGCACCGACCCCGAGACCGGGCTGCTCGACTACGACGCCGTCCGCGCCCGGGCCCAGGAGTTCCGGCCGCTGATCCTCATGGCCGGCTACTCCGCCTACCCGCGCCGCGTCGACTTCGCGAGGATGCGCGAGATCGCCGACGAGGTGGGCGCCACGCTCGTCGTCGACATGGCCCACTTCGCCGGCCTCGTCGCCGGGAAGGTCTTCACCGGTGACTTCGACCCGGTGCCGCACGCCCACGTCGTCACGACCACGACGCACAAGTCCCTGCGCGGCCCGCGCGGCGGCATGGTGCTGGCCCAGCCGGAGTACGCCGACGCCGTCGACCGCGGCTGCCCGATGGTGCTCGGCGGCCCGCTGCCGCACGTCATGGCCGCCAAGGCCGTCGCCTTCGCCGAGGCCCGCCGGCCGGCCTTCGCCGGGTACGCGCAGCGCGTCGTCGACAACGCCGTCTCCCTCGCCGAGGGGCTGACCCGCCGCGGTGCGCGGCTGGTCACCGGCGGCACCGACAACCACCTCGTGCTCGTCGACGTCTCCGGCTTCGGCCTCACCGGCCGCCAGGCGGAGTCCGCGCTGCTGGACGCCGGCATCGTCACCAACCGCAACGCCGTCCCGGCCGACCCCAACGGCGCCTGGTACACCTCCGGCATCCGGCTGGGCACCCCGGCGCTGAGCACCCGCGGCTTCGGGGCGGACGAGTTCGACCGCACCGCCGAGCTGATCGTCGACGTCCTGTCGAACACGACGCCGACCGCCACCCGCGACGGCTCGCCGTCCAAGGCCAGGTACGCGACGGCCGACGGCCTGGCCGACCGGACCCGCGCCGCGGCCGCCGAGATGCTGGACCGCCACCCGCTCTACCCCGGCCTCGACCTGGCCTGAAGGACCCTCCCCACCCCCCGCGAGCTGGCGGTGGGGCCCCCACAGGGGGCCGCCGACCGGGCGTGAGCTGCCGACGTGGCCGGTGTGACGGGTGAACCCGTCACACCGGCCGACGCGCCGCGTGTACGGCCTGCGCAGGACGGACACGCTCCTACACTCGGCCGGGTGGACACCGCCGTGACCGACCCCGTGGTCGGCCTCGTCCTCGAGGGGAGGTACCTGCTCGAGGAGCGCCTCGCCCGGGGCGGGATGTCCACCGTCTACGCCGCAACCGACCTGCGGCTGCACCGGACGGTCGCGGTCAAGGTCATGGCCGAGCACCTGGCCCACGACCCGACGTTCGTCGACCGGTTCACCCGCGAGGCGCGGGCCGCGGCCATGCTCAGCCACCCCAACGTCGTCTCGGTCAGCGACCAGGGCAGCGATCAGGGCCTGGTCTTCCTCGTCATGGAACTGGTCCGCGGGCGCACCCTGCGCGACCTGTTGCAGGCCCGCGGGCGGCTCACCGTCGCCGAGGCCTTCGCCGTCCTGGAGCCGGTGCTCTCCGGGCTGACGGCCGCCCACCGCGCCGGGATCGTGCACCGCGACATCAAGCCGGAGAACGTGCTCATCGGCGCCGACGGCGTGGTGAAGGTCGCCGACTTCGGCCTGGCCCGCGCGCTCACCGGGACCGGGCAGACCAGCCACACCGGCGGCGTGCTGATCGGCACGGTCGCCTACCTCTCCCCCGAGCAGCTCGAGCGTGGCAAGGCCGACGCACGCAGCGACGTGTACGC
Proteins encoded:
- a CDS encoding glycine hydroxymethyltransferase encodes the protein MTDATASSDAAMPSADAASAAYRSALQVIGAVEPRVADAIGAELADQRASLKLIASENYASPAVLLTMGNWLSDKYAEGTVGHRFYAGCQNVDTVEALAAEHARELFGAPHAYVQPHSGIDANLVAFWAVLASRVESPALEKAGVRHVNELTDSDWAALRRQLGDQRMLGMSLDAGGHLTHGFRPNISGKMFEQSSYGTDPETGLLDYDAVRARAQEFRPLILMAGYSAYPRRVDFARMREIADEVGATLVVDMAHFAGLVAGKVFTGDFDPVPHAHVVTTTTHKSLRGPRGGMVLAQPEYADAVDRGCPMVLGGPLPHVMAAKAVAFAEARRPAFAGYAQRVVDNAVSLAEGLTRRGARLVTGGTDNHLVLVDVSGFGLTGRQAESALLDAGIVTNRNAVPADPNGAWYTSGIRLGTPALSTRGFGADEFDRTAELIVDVLSNTTPTATRDGSPSKARYATADGLADRTRAAAAEMLDRHPLYPGLDLA